One part of the Bacillus sp. FJAT-27916 genome encodes these proteins:
- a CDS encoding GNAT family N-acetyltransferase — MYQYVNGLVIRDGTEGVPAAQVENLFKDAGWARDIPSWQKEKYTLIFQKSTWAFTVWDVDRMVEMVRVISDKIMAANIMDLVVLSEYKGRGIGRRLVELCVQKLPHGDWFAHTSAANFSFYEKCGFEVKDLNENGTCAYYGYIKAREEGHR; from the coding sequence ATGTATCAATATGTTAATGGGCTTGTTATTCGAGATGGCACGGAGGGAGTCCCGGCTGCGCAGGTCGAAAATCTTTTTAAGGATGCGGGCTGGGCACGGGATATACCATCATGGCAAAAGGAAAAGTACACACTAATATTCCAGAAATCAACCTGGGCTTTTACGGTTTGGGATGTTGATCGAATGGTGGAGATGGTTCGTGTGATCTCAGACAAAATTATGGCGGCTAATATTATGGACCTTGTGGTTTTATCGGAATATAAGGGGAGAGGGATTGGCCGAAGACTAGTTGAGCTCTGTGTCCAGAAGCTGCCTCATGGTGATTGGTTTGCACATACATCAGCAGCTAATTTCAGCTTTTATGAGAAGTGTGGATTTGAGGTAAAGGATTTAAATGAGAATGGAACCTGTGCTTACTATGGGTATATCAAAGCTCGTGAGGAAGGACATAGGTGA
- a CDS encoding MFS transporter has protein sequence MNRNFNLLIMGQSAANIGDVLYMVSIINLIFTQTGSAAAASFVPFTITSAMFLSSLLTPLLFGKVSLKWLMTGSQIGKTFSLILLGLSWSMLSGSTYGWVFLTIGLIAFLDGCANPIRQALIPHYVNPEQLLKANGLGESITQLIQATMWFISSAALLFVSSKALIWIAVVLFILASLLLCLLADVVSAPIEQTAKQDRLKKGWRTIFSTPVLRVITKMDVLETIAGTVWVAAIILVFVTETLNSDERWWGFINGAFFFGLIIGSIYCVKYSSFIERRLGMVMCWSIAASFLVTLLFSFNSIPLIAVFLSLLIGFFAQLKDIPQQTVIQRSVPKEQLSTVYTSLGALSTGTFGFASLLMGIGADLFGVRAVFILSALILGVASLLMFKYRMLFTEHWRGRYDN, from the coding sequence TTGAACAGAAATTTCAACCTTCTCATTATGGGACAGTCTGCCGCTAATATCGGCGATGTTCTCTATATGGTCAGTATCATCAATCTGATTTTTACCCAGACAGGCTCTGCAGCGGCGGCTTCCTTCGTACCGTTTACGATTACATCCGCCATGTTCTTATCAAGCCTCCTGACTCCTCTACTATTCGGTAAAGTCAGTTTGAAATGGTTAATGACAGGTTCGCAGATTGGCAAGACCTTTTCACTTATCTTATTAGGCTTAAGCTGGTCCATGCTGTCGGGATCAACCTATGGATGGGTATTCCTAACTATTGGATTGATTGCCTTCCTTGACGGTTGCGCAAACCCGATTCGACAAGCTCTGATTCCTCATTATGTGAATCCTGAGCAGCTGTTGAAGGCAAATGGATTGGGTGAGTCCATTACCCAGCTCATTCAAGCAACTATGTGGTTTATCAGCAGCGCCGCTTTATTATTTGTCAGTTCAAAGGCGCTAATTTGGATTGCCGTTGTTTTGTTCATCCTGGCAAGCCTCTTGCTTTGCCTGCTGGCTGATGTTGTCTCAGCTCCTATTGAACAGACCGCCAAACAAGATCGATTGAAAAAAGGATGGAGAACCATCTTTTCTACTCCTGTATTACGGGTAATCACCAAGATGGATGTTCTTGAAACCATTGCAGGTACCGTTTGGGTCGCTGCCATCATCCTCGTATTTGTAACCGAGACATTGAACAGTGATGAAAGATGGTGGGGATTTATTAATGGGGCATTCTTCTTTGGGTTGATTATCGGGAGTATCTATTGTGTTAAGTACAGCTCCTTTATCGAGAGAAGATTAGGGATGGTGATGTGTTGGAGCATAGCAGCTTCCTTCCTTGTCACCCTGCTATTCAGCTTCAACAGCATACCGCTCATTGCTGTATTTCTTTCCCTATTAATCGGCTTTTTCGCCCAATTAAAAGACATTCCCCAGCAAACGGTCATTCAAAGGAGTGTACCTAAGGAGCAGCTATCAACTGTGTATACCTCACTCGGCGCCCTCTCTACTGGGACATTTGGTTTCGCTTCCCTATTAATGGGTATAGGCGCTGATCTATTTGGGGTGAGAGCTGTGTTTATTCTTTCTGCCCTTATACTAGGAGTGGCGAGCCTGCTCATGTTTAAGTATAGAATGTTATTTACGGAGCACTGGAGGGGAAGATATGACAATTGA
- a CDS encoding FAD-dependent oxidoreductase, which translates to MNWDEEYDVLVVGSGAAGFSAALTAQLEGLHTLLIEKESKYGGASALSGGGVWIPNNRYLEEAGVSDSYKEARRYLDVTVGDRVTEPVKDTYLRKGIEMLDYFYQKTEHMRFSYARNYSDYYAHYPGGKAHGRSIEPLIIDARKLGSWQHLMNSPTIPTKGFTMTGQDFHKINMITRTTAGKMRSMRLGLRMVKSKITRAKLTSLGQALIARFALSYKEAGGELALNTAFTDFIIDDDRVVGIKVKKDGRAQSIKARKGVILGSGGFSRDQKKREKYLPKPTNMQWTSSPTGQTGDILSPAAKLGAKFDLMDKVWGAPSIIDHNGKPFFLVAERGIPSMVITDQDGHRYLNEALPYHEFIDLMYEHNKRTNGKAIPSWFIIDRRTKKRYLIAGQFPGLDFPKEYYDHDIVRTGDTITELAENLEMDRIELIATIERFNQLAKRGKDADYGRGDVPYDRYYGDPTLKNPNLDTINNGPYYALRVYPGDIGTKGGVVIDEKARIIKEDGSFIKGVYAAGNCSASIMGESYPGPGATLGPAMTFGYIAALECRNDPVLTD; encoded by the coding sequence ATGAATTGGGATGAAGAGTACGATGTGTTAGTAGTAGGCTCGGGAGCAGCTGGTTTCTCAGCCGCATTGACCGCTCAGCTTGAAGGTCTGCACACTCTATTAATTGAAAAGGAAAGTAAATACGGCGGTGCTTCTGCCCTTTCAGGAGGCGGTGTATGGATTCCGAATAATCGCTATTTAGAAGAAGCCGGTGTTAGCGACAGCTATAAGGAGGCAAGAAGATACTTAGATGTCACAGTTGGAGACCGGGTCACCGAACCTGTTAAAGACACCTACTTACGGAAGGGCATCGAGATGCTTGATTACTTTTATCAGAAAACAGAGCATATGAGATTTTCCTATGCACGAAACTACTCTGATTATTATGCTCATTACCCGGGCGGTAAAGCCCACGGTCGGTCGATTGAACCTTTGATTATCGATGCTAGGAAGCTTGGCAGCTGGCAGCATTTAATGAACAGCCCTACCATCCCCACTAAGGGCTTTACGATGACAGGACAGGATTTCCATAAGATAAATATGATTACACGCACCACTGCAGGGAAGATGCGATCTATGCGCCTGGGCTTAAGAATGGTCAAATCTAAAATCACCCGGGCTAAACTCACTTCTCTTGGACAAGCTCTCATTGCTCGTTTCGCCCTTTCCTATAAGGAGGCCGGAGGGGAATTAGCACTTAACACGGCATTTACGGACTTCATTATTGATGATGACCGTGTTGTTGGTATCAAAGTGAAAAAAGACGGAAGGGCACAATCAATTAAAGCAAGAAAGGGAGTCATTCTTGGTTCTGGTGGATTCTCAAGAGATCAGAAAAAACGGGAGAAGTATCTGCCCAAGCCTACTAATATGCAGTGGACCTCCTCCCCCACGGGCCAGACGGGCGACATCCTCTCACCAGCTGCTAAATTAGGGGCAAAGTTCGACCTAATGGATAAGGTTTGGGGAGCCCCTTCTATTATTGATCACAATGGGAAACCGTTTTTTCTTGTCGCTGAGCGCGGTATCCCGAGTATGGTCATCACCGACCAGGATGGACACCGATACCTGAATGAAGCACTACCCTATCATGAGTTCATAGACTTGATGTATGAGCATAATAAACGGACAAACGGAAAAGCAATCCCCTCTTGGTTCATCATCGACCGAAGAACCAAGAAGCGCTATCTGATAGCCGGTCAATTCCCGGGGCTGGATTTCCCGAAGGAATACTATGATCATGATATTGTAAGGACTGGCGATACCATTACCGAATTAGCGGAGAACTTGGAGATGGACCGGATCGAACTCATCGCTACAATTGAACGCTTTAACCAGCTAGCGAAAAGAGGAAAAGATGCGGATTACGGACGAGGCGATGTCCCTTATGACCGATACTACGGGGACCCAACTTTAAAGAATCCGAATTTAGACACCATTAATAACGGCCCCTATTATGCCCTTCGTGTCTATCCGGGCGATATTGGAACAAAGGGAGGCGTGGTAATTGATGAGAAGGCACGCATCATAAAAGAAGATGGATCATTCATCAAAGGAGTATATGCAGCCGGCAATTGTTCCGCCTCCATTATGGGAGAATCCTATCCCGGACCAGGAGCGACCTTGGGGCCTGCCATGACATTCGGATATATCGCAGCGCTGGAATGCAGGAATGACCCGGTTTTGACGGACTAA
- a CDS encoding GNAT family N-acetyltransferase: protein MKIRLLNDDEQPPMNLLLLADPSKAMIEGYLDRGKCYLSEKDGKIVGVYVLLPTRPGTIEIVNLAVEEGHQGMGLGKALVMDAIHRARSQGYKTLEIGTGNSSISQLALYQKCGFRITGIDRDFFIRHYEEKIFENGIPCLDMVRLSQDILPGEQG, encoded by the coding sequence ATGAAGATTCGATTACTAAATGATGATGAACAGCCGCCGATGAATTTGCTTTTATTAGCCGACCCATCAAAAGCTATGATAGAGGGTTATTTAGATAGAGGAAAGTGTTATCTATCAGAGAAGGATGGAAAGATCGTCGGTGTGTATGTCTTGCTTCCTACCAGGCCAGGAACGATAGAGATTGTCAATTTGGCTGTGGAAGAAGGGCATCAGGGGATGGGTCTTGGGAAGGCTTTAGTAATGGATGCGATCCACAGAGCCAGAAGCCAAGGGTATAAAACGCTTGAAATCGGTACAGGGAATTCAAGTATCAGTCAACTTGCGTTATATCAAAAATGCGGGTTCCGGATAACGGGGATTGATCGTGATTTTTTCATTCGACATTATGAGGAAAAGATTTTTGAAAATGGAATACCGTGCCTTGATATGGTGAGACTTTCACAAGATATATTACCGGGTGAACAAGGCTAA
- a CDS encoding GNAT family N-acetyltransferase yields MEYRKATKRDIGVMMELRKRQLIDEGIEPSSNMDDELQSFFERKLCDGTLVQWLVEDLDEVVACGAVLFYEFPPSYTNPTGMKAYIANMFTDERYRGRGIAKKLLEMLVEEVQAAGITKIWLGASVMGRPVYKKIGFMESNEYLELDLAKGAKQ; encoded by the coding sequence ATGGAATACCGAAAGGCGACAAAAAGGGATATTGGGGTAATGATGGAACTGAGGAAACGACAGTTAATAGATGAAGGGATTGAACCATCTAGTAATATGGATGACGAACTGCAATCTTTCTTTGAACGAAAGCTTTGTGACGGTACGTTGGTTCAGTGGCTGGTTGAGGACTTAGATGAGGTTGTAGCTTGCGGGGCTGTGCTGTTTTATGAATTTCCGCCAAGTTATACAAATCCGACGGGAATGAAGGCGTACATCGCTAATATGTTTACGGATGAACGGTATCGGGGCAGAGGGATTGCGAAAAAGCTATTAGAAATGCTTGTGGAGGAAGTGCAAGCAGCGGGCATTACGAAAATTTGGCTGGGCGCTTCGGTGATGGGCAGACCGGTATATAAAAAAATTGGTTTTATGGAAAGTAACGAGTATCTAGAGCTGGATTTGGCTAAAGGAGCTAAGCAATGA